In Candidatus Limnocylindrales bacterium, the DNA window AGCTCTTCGTGCTCACCGCCCGAAGGGATCACCTTAACCGGCTGTCTCTTTATCCTGTCTGATCTGGCATAATCGGTAAGTATCTTTTCCAGTTGCTGGAGCACCAGGTGGCGAAGTTCCGCAAACGTATAGTTCTTAGGGGTAGCTTCAGGCAGGTAACCCCGGATGTACCGCCGGATCTCTTCTTCGGTAAGGGGTTGGCCGTCGTAGAGCCACAGGATGGGATCTATGCACTCCTGTTGAAGTTCCAGTCCCCAGGTAAGGACCTTGATAAGTTCTTCCCGGTTTGGGCATCGTTTGGGATCTTTGAACGATGTGGCCAGGTTCTCGAGGTTACTGATGGTCGGTTGACAAACATACGCTCTTTGAGCGAGCACCGTCTGTTTGATTCCCACCTCACCCGTTTCTGGAATACGACAGGTTTCCCGGGCCCATCTGACCAGCTTTTCGATGATCCGATACCGGTCTATCTTTGCCGGATACAGGCGAGGAAGTGACATGGCTTTCTTCAGATTAAGGCTTAAAAGATACCATTTCACTTTTTTTCATTTTTTTAAGCGTAAACAGGTTTTACCCTGAGAGAGAAAATTCGTCAACAAAAAAATGAGTTAACCGTGCCCATCCTTACCGCTTGCGGATGGGTTACCGATAGGCCCGGGAACTACTTCTGATTGACGCCCTTTGGACCCATCCTTTTAGGTGAAGATAAAAGCAATTATATTAGCTTATAATAATTTTGGAATTTATTTAACTTGCGATAAAAAACAAGTCGATTTAAGGTAATTGTGAATTTATAATCTGTTCGGTCTCAGGATGGCCTAAGGTAAGGTAAAAATCAGGCTACTAACTATTGAGAGCCTTGACTCAGTAGGATAGTAAATAGGTGAGAGGGTTTTACCCATGAAAGGTGTAAAGGATTTGTCGAAGGCTGGCCGGGTCTTCCTTTTTGGATTCCTGATAGGGTTTCTGTTTTTTCAGGATCCGGTTTGGGGTCAGGTCCTATTTGGAGCGCAAGTGAGTGTTGCGGATGATGTCGACGTTGGGGTAGGAGTCCGTGTTGTCTGGGATTTGGCCCAATATCAAAAAGGGCTCGGGGTAATAGGATCTTTCGATTATTTCTTTCCCGGTGGTGAGTCTCCTTTTTTTCCGGTTGCCACTGGGGATTTGAGCTATTTTGAAGTCAATGCAAATTTGACTTATACGTTTGAAACAGGCAGAAACATAGCGCCTTATGTGGGGGGAGGTCTGAATATCGCCCATGCGTCCATCGAATTCGTGGGTGTAGAGGCTGTAGAGGCTTCAGACACCGAAGTGGGGGTCAATTTTCTCGGAGGGGTGATGTTCAACCTAGCGGGAAGGTTGATGCCGTTTGCAGAGCTCCGGATCGAAGCTAACGGGGGCGAGCAGTTTATGGTTACAGGAGGTATCCTCTTCCCGATCCGATAGTCGTTTAAAAATTTTAATCCCATAAGTTCATTCCGCGTAAGGAGGCCATAGTTTAGTTAATTGTGTAGAGCCTTTGCGCCCTTATCCCTTCCCCTCTCCCGAAGCCTCGGGAGAGGGGGTTTGAGGGGCATAGGCGCCAGGTTAAGCCCTCGAAGCGCTGGTTGAGTAGCGAAGCGTATCGAAACCAAGCAAGCAGGTCTCGATACGAGCTTCCGCTTCGTTCCAGGTCTACTCGACCAACGGGCTTTCAACAGGGTTTTTACCCTTATCCTGACGCATATGGGTTTGAGGGGTGAGAGTCGCCAGAACAGATGCCGTTTAAAAGGTTTCGCAAAACTAAGTAAGCAGTGTAGGAGGGAGTTTAATGAGAAATTTTGTAGTGTTATTATCAATTATCCCTTTGATAATCTTTCTCGGAAGTTGCCAGAAGAACCTGCCTCCATCACCACCACCTCCCCCCCCCCTCCACCAGTGCCTATCCCTCCTGATAACTTTATAGATCTGGTAAAGGTCATTGACCATCCCGGGGATGATCTTTTCCCGGAGGTTTCGCCCGATGGGACCAAAATAGCCTATGCGGCCAGAAAGATAGATAATCTAGATGTGTTTTATTTTTATCCTGGAGCGCCTAGAGTGAATCCTATTCAGGTCACACGGCATATAGCGGATGATGCGCACCCGAGCTGGCTTGGTAATGAGGCCTTGTTTTTTGATTCCTCACGGCTCGATACCCTCTCGATCTGGAGAGTTCAAATAACGGGGCAGAGAGGGACTAATCAGATCACCGTTCGGGATTATAATGATTTCGATCCGGCTGTGTCTCCGGACGGTCGAAAGGTGGTCTTCTGCTCCATCCGACAGAAAAAGGCTTTAGACTATAGGCCCAAAGTCGAGGATGAGCCACCGACTTTATGGGTAAGTAACATAGATGGCTCCAACATTACCCAGATCGGCGCTGGCTATAACCCCAAATGGTCCCCTGATGGCCGGAGAATTATCTTCTATGCCCCTTCTGCGACCAATTTCGATATCTGGATCATGAATTCAGATGGTACCGATCTTACTCAAATCGTCGCGGATAAATCAGATGATATCGATCCAGCTTTTTCTCCGGATATGAAGGCTATAGTGTTTGCCTCTAACCGGCCTGGGGCTGTAGGCACAGCGATTCCGAAGAATTTCGATATTTGGGCGATGAGCCTTGTGGGGGAGGGGTTGACGCAGCTCACTTTTAGTCCCGGGGATGATACAGGGCCGGTCTGGTCTATTACCGGTGAAATCTTTTTTCAGAGCAACCGTGATGGAGGTTGGGATATCTGGAAGGGCAGGCCTGTTATTGAGTGGTAGGAAGATGCAGTGAG includes these proteins:
- a CDS encoding outer membrane beta-barrel protein, whose protein sequence is MKGVKDLSKAGRVFLFGFLIGFLFFQDPVWGQVLFGAQVSVADDVDVGVGVRVVWDLAQYQKGLGVIGSFDYFFPGGESPFFPVATGDLSYFEVNANLTYTFETGRNIAPYVGGGLNIAHASIEFVGVEAVEASDTEVGVNFLGGVMFNLAGRLMPFAELRIEANGGEQFMVTGGILFPIR